In Spinacia oleracea cultivar Varoflay chromosome 5, BTI_SOV_V1, whole genome shotgun sequence, a single window of DNA contains:
- the LOC110804510 gene encoding glycosyltransferase BC10, whose protein sequence is MKNINTNTNIHINLNHLVSYLVIFAFGLTIGSTFFTRDSPPNFHTFPFTLDLVNFTSSSSDDYDDTNNTTTTAINETINIKSYYMHQMEDPELLWRASMVPNLGGENLPSKFKTKKIAFMFLVRGPLPLAQLWEMFFKGYEHLYTIYVHSHPSYNESLPNNSVFHGRRIPSKDVEWGKFNMVEAERRLLANALLDVSNERFILLSESCIPLFNFSTIYSHLINSNKSHVEAYDLAGPVGRGRYSYHMMPHVMLSQWRKGSQWFEMDRGLAIEVVSDQEYFPLFQRFCTRACYGDEHYLPTFVSMKFSRRNSNRSITWVDWSKTGPHPGVFHRPLVTPELLTSLRSNNTCEYNGEKTDVCFLFARKFMPGTLTRLLRFAPQIMKFN, encoded by the exons ATGAAGAATAtcaacacaaacacaaacatcCATATTAACCTCAACCATCTTGTTTCATACTTAGTCATCTTCGCCTTTGGGTTAACCATCGGTAGCACATTCTTTACCCGAGATTCTCCTCCTAATTTCCACACGTTTCCCTTCACCCTTGATCTCGTCAACTTCACATCCTCCTCCTCGGATGATTACGATGATACTAATAATACTACTACGACTGCGATCAATGAGACAATTAATATAAAGAGCTATTATATGCATCAGATGGAGGATCCAGAGTTATTGTGGAGAGCATCAATGGTACCCAATTTGGGAGGGGAGAATTTACCGTCCAAATTTAAAACCAAAAAGATTGCTTTTATGTTTTTGGTTAGAGGACCATTGCCGTTGGCACAACTTTGGGAGATGTTCTTTAAAGGGTACGAACATCTTTACACTATTTATGTTCATTCTCATCCTTCTTATAACGAATCTCTTCCCAACAACTCTGTCTTCCATGGAAGGAGAATTCCTAGTAAG GATGTGGAATGGGGAAAATTCAACATGGTAGAAGCAGAACGTCGTCTACTAGCCAACGCTCTACTAGACGTATCAAACGAACGTTTCATTCTTTTATCAGAGTCATGTATACCACTCTTCAATTTCTCCACGATATATTCACACCTCATAAATTCAAACAAGAGTCACGTTGAGGCCTATGATTTGGCTGGTCCCGTGGGGCGTGGGCGTTATAGCTATCACATGATGCCACATGTCATGTTATCTCAATGGCGAAAGGGGTCACAATGGTTCGAGATGGACCGTGGCCTAGCCATTGAAGTTGTGTCCGATCAAGAGTATTTCCCGTTGTTTCAAAGATTTTGTACGCGTGCATGCTATGGAGATGAGCATTATTTACCCACATTTGTTAGCATGAAATTCTCTAGGAGGAATTCAAACAGGAGTATAACTTGGGTTGATTGGTCCAAAACAGGGCCTCATCCCGGTGTGTTCCATAGGCCACTTGTTACTCCAGAACTCCTTACGAGTTTAAGGAGTAACAACACTTGTGAGTATAATGGGGAAAAGACTgatgtttgttttttgtttgcAAGAAAGTTCATGCCTGGTACTCTAACAAGGTTGTTGAGATTTGCTCCTCAAATCATGAAGTTCAACTAA